The Euphorbia lathyris chromosome 2, ddEupLath1.1, whole genome shotgun sequence genome includes a window with the following:
- the LOC136220837 gene encoding uncharacterized protein isoform X1, giving the protein MFTGYTDGLSDLGSSKDFIYSDPELNNDDDEEEELNSEQILYTASFEELGKSTLTYDTVIWVSISLLLVLAWGVGILMLLYLPIRRHVLKKEISSRQLYVTPNEIVYKVSRPSFIPFWGVISFEKRVPLSLVIDIIVEQGCLQSVYGIHTFRVESRAHGRAAPVDELQVHGVINPSLLRKVIITEAAKSIQDVGLGKGWKPAGLTGEEVNTPRKGLLSEGPALFKSPSRSWKMTGSPRYASLEPRSAIRGEVFLNKLDEVSKSVKGRRPNTPWRILRRHIPHKQRKHLSGRILGMYKWSGSRRIREGRISDYKRGRINFYS; this is encoded by the exons ATGTTTACGGGATACACAGACGGTTTATCAGATCTTGGATCTTCGAAGGATTTCATATATTCTGATCCTGAGTTAaataatgatgatgatgaggaggagGAATTAAATTCTGAACAGATATTATATACAGCCTCGTTTGAGGAACTTGGAAAGAGTACCTTGACGTATGATACTGTTATTTGGGTTTCTATATCATTGTTGCTGGTTTTAGCATGGGGAGTTGGTATCCTTATGTTGCTATATTTGCCTATTCGAAGACATGTACTAAAAAAGGAGATTTCTTCAAGACAGCTCTATGTCACACCTAACGAAATAGTCTATAAG GTTTCAAGGCCTTCATTCATACCCTTTTGGGGAGTAATATCATTTGAGAAGCGTGTTCCTCTTTCTTTGGTGATTGATATCATTGTTGAACAAG GTTGTTTACAGTCTGTATATGGAATCCATACATTTAGAGTTGAAAGCAGAGCACATGGACGAGctgcaccagtagatgaattaCAAGTCCATGGTGTTATTAACCCTTCACTTCTGAGGAAG GTTATAATAACAGAGGCTGCAAAAAGTATACAGGATGTTGGACTTGGAAAAGGCTGGAAACCTGCTGGTCTCACAGGGGAAGAAGTTAATACGCCTAGAAAAGGATTGTTGAGTGAGGGACCAGCTCTTTTTAAATCACCGTCCAGAAGCTGGAAG ATGACAGGTTCTCCGCGCTATGCGTCTTTGGAGCCTAGAAGTGCAATACGTGGCGAAGTCTTCCTTAATAAGCTTGACGAAGTCAGTAAATCAGTTAAG gGCCGCCGCCCAAACACGCCCTGGCGGATCCTCCGACGCCACATACCACATAAGCAACGCAAGCACCTATCAGGGCGGATCCTAGGGATGTACAAGTGGAGCGGATCCAGGCGCATACGAGAGGGGCGGATCTCAGATTATAAGAGAGGGCGTATCAACTTCTATTCCTAG
- the LOC136220289 gene encoding elicitor-responsive protein 3-like — MPEGILQVLLVAAKGLNTSDFLKKMDPYVTIICRTQEQKSTVASEKGCEAEWNETFLFSISEGATQIILKIMDSDRFTVDDFVGEATIPLATVFIEGSVPPTTYKVVKEEEYCGEIKVALNFTPRGGHGVDIEDEEKYGGWKESSLRLIS; from the exons ATGCCTGAAGGGATACTCCAAGTTCTTCTTGTTGCAGCAAAAGGCCTCAACACTTCTGATTTTCTCA AAAAGATGGATCCTTATGTTACTATTATTTGCCGGACTCAGGAGCAGAAAAGCACTGTTGCTTCAG AAAAAGGATGTGAAGCAGAATGGAATGAAACCTTTCTCTTTAGCATTTCGGAGGGTGCCACACAAATCATTCTCAAAATAATGGACAGTGACAGATTTACAGTTGACGATTTTGTCGGAGAAGCAAC GATTCCTTTAGCGACGGTATTCATTGAAGGCAGCGTTCCACCGACTACTTACAAGGTTGTGAAGGAGGAGGAATATTGCGGAGAGATCAAAGTCGCCCTCAATTTTACTCCTCGG GGAGGCCACGGGGTCGATATAGAGGACGAGGAGAAGTATGGTGGATGGAAGGAGTCCTCTCTCAGATTGATCTCTTGA
- the LOC136220837 gene encoding uncharacterized protein isoform X2 encodes MFTGYTDGLSDLGSSKDFIYSDPELNNDDDEEEELNSEQILYTASFEELGKSTLTYDTVIWVSISLLLVLAWGVGILMLLYLPIRRHVLKKEISSRQLYVTPNEIVYKVSRPSFIPFWGVISFEKRVPLSLVIDIIVEQGCLQSVYGIHTFRVESRAHGRAAPVDELQVHGVINPSLLRKVIITEAAKSIQDVGLGKGWKPAGLTGEEVNTPRKGLLSEGPALFKSPSRSWKMTGSPRYASLEPRSAIRGEVFLNKLDEVSKSVKKLESLIEKSQSGTGSSEK; translated from the exons ATGTTTACGGGATACACAGACGGTTTATCAGATCTTGGATCTTCGAAGGATTTCATATATTCTGATCCTGAGTTAaataatgatgatgatgaggaggagGAATTAAATTCTGAACAGATATTATATACAGCCTCGTTTGAGGAACTTGGAAAGAGTACCTTGACGTATGATACTGTTATTTGGGTTTCTATATCATTGTTGCTGGTTTTAGCATGGGGAGTTGGTATCCTTATGTTGCTATATTTGCCTATTCGAAGACATGTACTAAAAAAGGAGATTTCTTCAAGACAGCTCTATGTCACACCTAACGAAATAGTCTATAAG GTTTCAAGGCCTTCATTCATACCCTTTTGGGGAGTAATATCATTTGAGAAGCGTGTTCCTCTTTCTTTGGTGATTGATATCATTGTTGAACAAG GTTGTTTACAGTCTGTATATGGAATCCATACATTTAGAGTTGAAAGCAGAGCACATGGACGAGctgcaccagtagatgaattaCAAGTCCATGGTGTTATTAACCCTTCACTTCTGAGGAAG GTTATAATAACAGAGGCTGCAAAAAGTATACAGGATGTTGGACTTGGAAAAGGCTGGAAACCTGCTGGTCTCACAGGGGAAGAAGTTAATACGCCTAGAAAAGGATTGTTGAGTGAGGGACCAGCTCTTTTTAAATCACCGTCCAGAAGCTGGAAG ATGACAGGTTCTCCGCGCTATGCGTCTTTGGAGCCTAGAAGTGCAATACGTGGCGAAGTCTTCCTTAATAAGCTTGACGAAGTCAGTAAATCAGTTAAG AAACTCGAGTCGCTCATCGAGAAGTCACAGAGTGGCACCGGAAGTAGTGAGAAGTAG
- the LOC136220837 gene encoding uncharacterized protein isoform X3 yields the protein MFTGYTDGLSDLGSSKDFIYSDPELNNDDDEEEELNSEQILYTASFEELGKSTLTYDTVIWVSISLLLVLAWGVGILMLLYLPIRRHVLKKEISSRQLYVTPNEIVYKVSRPSFIPFWGVISFEKRVPLSLVIDIIVEQGCLQSVYGIHTFRVESRAHGRAAPVDELQVHGVINPSLLRKVIITEAAKSIQDVGLGKGWKPAGLTGEEVNTPRKGLLSEGPALFKSPSRSWKMTGSPRYASLEPRSAIRGEVFLNKLDEVSKSVKGSQELGWIGLDQES from the exons ATGTTTACGGGATACACAGACGGTTTATCAGATCTTGGATCTTCGAAGGATTTCATATATTCTGATCCTGAGTTAaataatgatgatgatgaggaggagGAATTAAATTCTGAACAGATATTATATACAGCCTCGTTTGAGGAACTTGGAAAGAGTACCTTGACGTATGATACTGTTATTTGGGTTTCTATATCATTGTTGCTGGTTTTAGCATGGGGAGTTGGTATCCTTATGTTGCTATATTTGCCTATTCGAAGACATGTACTAAAAAAGGAGATTTCTTCAAGACAGCTCTATGTCACACCTAACGAAATAGTCTATAAG GTTTCAAGGCCTTCATTCATACCCTTTTGGGGAGTAATATCATTTGAGAAGCGTGTTCCTCTTTCTTTGGTGATTGATATCATTGTTGAACAAG GTTGTTTACAGTCTGTATATGGAATCCATACATTTAGAGTTGAAAGCAGAGCACATGGACGAGctgcaccagtagatgaattaCAAGTCCATGGTGTTATTAACCCTTCACTTCTGAGGAAG GTTATAATAACAGAGGCTGCAAAAAGTATACAGGATGTTGGACTTGGAAAAGGCTGGAAACCTGCTGGTCTCACAGGGGAAGAAGTTAATACGCCTAGAAAAGGATTGTTGAGTGAGGGACCAGCTCTTTTTAAATCACCGTCCAGAAGCTGGAAG ATGACAGGTTCTCCGCGCTATGCGTCTTTGGAGCCTAGAAGTGCAATACGTGGCGAAGTCTTCCTTAATAAGCTTGACGAAGTCAGTAAATCAGTTAAG
- the LOC136220836 gene encoding digalactosyldiacylglycerol synthase 2, chloroplastic isoform X1 — protein sequence MDKKQRIAIFTTASLPWLTGTAVNPLFRAAYLAKDGDRKVTLVIPWLSLKHQKLVYPNNITFSTPSEQEAYVREWLEDRIPFLSGFHICFYPGKFAVDKRSILPVGDISEVIPDEEADIAILEEPEHLTWFHHGKKWKSKFCLVIGIVHTNYLEYVKREKNGRIKAFVLKHLNSWVVGIYCHKVIRLSAATQDYPNSIICNVHGVNPKFLEVGKKILDLQRSGPQAFSRGAYYIGKMVWSKGYKELLTLLHDHESELAGLEVDLYGSGEDSDQIQEAAKALELVIQVNPGRDHADPVFHDYKVFLNPSTTDVVCTTTAEALAMGKIVVCANHPSNEFFKQFPNCRTYSTSIEFVEATSKALAEQPNELTDAQRYALSWEAATQRFLHVVELDKVSSKKVVKNSAAKKTFASTSFSLKANLEDASAYLHYVASGFEVSRTAFGAVPGSLQPDEELCVDLGLPFPATKTSSKY from the exons ATGGATAAGAAGCAGCGTATTGCCATTTTTACCACTGCAAGCCTTCCGTGGTTGACTGGAACAGCTGTCAACCCTCTATTTCGAGCTGCATATCTTGCAAAGGACGGAGATAGAAAGGTTACTTTGGTGATTCCTTGGTTGTCTTTGAAACATCAGAAGTTAGTGTATCCTAATAACATTACATTCAGCACACCTTCAGAGCAAGAAGCCTATGTCCGTGAGTGGCTTGAGGATAGAATTCCATTTTTATCGGGTTTCCATATTTGCTTTTACCCTGGGAAG TTTGCTGTAGACAAAAGAAGCATCCTTCCTGTTGGGGATATCTCTGAAGTTATCCCTGATGAAGAGGCTGATATTGCCATCCTTGAAGAGCCTGAGCATCTAACATGGTTTCATCATGGCAAGAAATGGAAAAGTAAGTTTTGCCTTGTTATTGGAATTGTTCACACCAATTATTTGGAATATgtgaagagagagaagaatggacGAATTAAAGCTTTTGTTCTTAAGCATCTCAATAGCTGGGTTGTTGGAATATATTGTCATAAg GTAATAAGATTGTCTGCAGCCACCCAAGATTATCCGAACTCCATCATATGCAATGTTCATGGAGTGAATCCTAAGTTCCTCGAGGTTGGCAAGAAAATCTTAGATCTTCAGAGATCCGGGCCTCAGGCCTTCAGTAGAGGTGCCTACTACATTGGGAAAATGGTGTGGAGCAAAGGTTACAAAGAGCTTCTTACGCTTCTGCATGATCACGAATCGGAGCTGGCTGGACTTGAAGTAGATCTATATGGAAGTGGAGAAGACTCGGATCAAATTCAGGAAGCTGCTAAAGCATTGGAACTAGTAATTCAAGTGAACCCTGGTCGTGATCATGCTGATCCTGTATTCCACGA TTACAAAGTGTTCCTGAACCCGAGCACAACAGACGTAGTATGCACAACCACAGCTGAAGCATTAGCAATGGGGAAGATTGTCGTTTGCGCCAATCATCCCTCCAACGAATTCTTTAAGCAGTTTCCGAATTGCCGAACTTATAGTACGAGCATTGAGTTTGTTGAGGCGACATCTAAGGCATTGGCTGAACAGCCTAATGAGTTAACAGATGCACAGAGATATGCTCTATCATGGGAAGCTGCTACACAACGGTTTCTACACGTTGTTGAGTTGGACAAAGTATCTTCAAAGAAAGTCGTAAAAAATTCAGCAGCTAAAAAAACCTTCGCTTCGACATCTTTCAGTCTAAAAGCGAACTTGGAGGATGCGTCGGCGTATCTGCATTACGTGGCTTCTGGTTTCGAAGTATCAAGAACGGCATTTGGTGCAGTCCCAGGGAGCTTGCAACCAGATGAAGAGCTATGTGTTGATCTTGGGCTGCCATTTCCCGCGACCAAAACGAGTTCAAAATATTGA
- the LOC136220836 gene encoding digalactosyldiacylglycerol synthase 2, chloroplastic isoform X2, whose product MDKKQRIAIFTTASLPWLTGTAVNPLFRAAYLAKDGDRKVTLVIPWLSLKHQKLVYPNNITFSTPSEQEAYVREWLEDRIPFLSGFHICFYPGKFAVDKRSILPVGDISEVIPDEEADIAILEEPEHLTWFHHGKKWKMQVIRLSAATQDYPNSIICNVHGVNPKFLEVGKKILDLQRSGPQAFSRGAYYIGKMVWSKGYKELLTLLHDHESELAGLEVDLYGSGEDSDQIQEAAKALELVIQVNPGRDHADPVFHDYKVFLNPSTTDVVCTTTAEALAMGKIVVCANHPSNEFFKQFPNCRTYSTSIEFVEATSKALAEQPNELTDAQRYALSWEAATQRFLHVVELDKVSSKKVVKNSAAKKTFASTSFSLKANLEDASAYLHYVASGFEVSRTAFGAVPGSLQPDEELCVDLGLPFPATKTSSKY is encoded by the exons ATGGATAAGAAGCAGCGTATTGCCATTTTTACCACTGCAAGCCTTCCGTGGTTGACTGGAACAGCTGTCAACCCTCTATTTCGAGCTGCATATCTTGCAAAGGACGGAGATAGAAAGGTTACTTTGGTGATTCCTTGGTTGTCTTTGAAACATCAGAAGTTAGTGTATCCTAATAACATTACATTCAGCACACCTTCAGAGCAAGAAGCCTATGTCCGTGAGTGGCTTGAGGATAGAATTCCATTTTTATCGGGTTTCCATATTTGCTTTTACCCTGGGAAG TTTGCTGTAGACAAAAGAAGCATCCTTCCTGTTGGGGATATCTCTGAAGTTATCCCTGATGAAGAGGCTGATATTGCCATCCTTGAAGAGCCTGAGCATCTAACATGGTTTCATCATGGCAAGAAATGGAAAA TGCAGGTAATAAGATTGTCTGCAGCCACCCAAGATTATCCGAACTCCATCATATGCAATGTTCATGGAGTGAATCCTAAGTTCCTCGAGGTTGGCAAGAAAATCTTAGATCTTCAGAGATCCGGGCCTCAGGCCTTCAGTAGAGGTGCCTACTACATTGGGAAAATGGTGTGGAGCAAAGGTTACAAAGAGCTTCTTACGCTTCTGCATGATCACGAATCGGAGCTGGCTGGACTTGAAGTAGATCTATATGGAAGTGGAGAAGACTCGGATCAAATTCAGGAAGCTGCTAAAGCATTGGAACTAGTAATTCAAGTGAACCCTGGTCGTGATCATGCTGATCCTGTATTCCACGA TTACAAAGTGTTCCTGAACCCGAGCACAACAGACGTAGTATGCACAACCACAGCTGAAGCATTAGCAATGGGGAAGATTGTCGTTTGCGCCAATCATCCCTCCAACGAATTCTTTAAGCAGTTTCCGAATTGCCGAACTTATAGTACGAGCATTGAGTTTGTTGAGGCGACATCTAAGGCATTGGCTGAACAGCCTAATGAGTTAACAGATGCACAGAGATATGCTCTATCATGGGAAGCTGCTACACAACGGTTTCTACACGTTGTTGAGTTGGACAAAGTATCTTCAAAGAAAGTCGTAAAAAATTCAGCAGCTAAAAAAACCTTCGCTTCGACATCTTTCAGTCTAAAAGCGAACTTGGAGGATGCGTCGGCGTATCTGCATTACGTGGCTTCTGGTTTCGAAGTATCAAGAACGGCATTTGGTGCAGTCCCAGGGAGCTTGCAACCAGATGAAGAGCTATGTGTTGATCTTGGGCTGCCATTTCCCGCGACCAAAACGAGTTCAAAATATTGA